From Candidatus Poribacteria bacterium, one genomic window encodes:
- a CDS encoding glycosyltransferase family 2 protein, with translation MQTYIIATAYFLFILELLIISRSFWYARRERNAERPPYTPKVAIIAPHYGWDADTVEHAKSLLRQDYAGVYEVFFVTHEKADSGHDASYPHLCEIAESHPNIHVLLAPNIVENNLPRSQKVQNLLTAIEKLPDDTEVIAFVDADVAIREDWLTLLVTPLQESDIGTTVGGRFYFPQTWNLASLVEAIWVNFQMSFQGDHSHTMVWGGSNAFRREMLKKARILQRWEEATIEDHNTTLAMKDVKRKVHFVPDCVAITRTANRRWHQIVEFTNRQMIMTLHMGLWRQWLASLIVLLPKGIFVFGAIPFLFFREGLLPIVFIPFLEAFGYRLYTKNLPQWLREMPKMRETIGITSYVTSISVFLGGINALYAVFQRKITWGGVRYEILSATKCKVLGRVKPKREK, from the coding sequence ATGCAGACGTACATTATCGCAACCGCCTATTTCCTCTTTATCCTTGAGTTACTCATCATCAGCCGTTCTTTTTGGTACGCGCGGCGTGAACGTAACGCAGAACGTCCACCCTATACACCAAAGGTGGCGATCATCGCACCTCACTATGGGTGGGACGCTGACACGGTAGAACACGCTAAAAGTCTTTTACGCCAAGACTACGCGGGTGTGTACGAAGTCTTCTTTGTCACACATGAAAAAGCGGACTCAGGGCACGATGCCTCCTATCCCCACCTATGTGAGATTGCCGAATCGCACCCGAATATTCATGTCCTCTTAGCACCGAACATCGTCGAGAACAACCTCCCACGCTCGCAAAAGGTTCAGAACCTGCTGACGGCGATAGAAAAACTCCCTGACGATACCGAAGTCATTGCCTTTGTGGATGCCGATGTCGCTATCCGAGAAGATTGGTTAACACTCCTTGTTACTCCACTCCAAGAATCAGACATAGGAACAACTGTCGGTGGACGGTTCTACTTCCCACAAACATGGAACCTCGCGTCCCTCGTGGAAGCCATTTGGGTAAACTTCCAAATGAGTTTCCAAGGGGACCATTCGCATACAATGGTGTGGGGTGGTTCTAACGCATTTCGACGCGAAATGCTCAAAAAAGCCCGAATCCTTCAACGCTGGGAAGAGGCAACAATCGAAGATCACAATACCACGCTTGCGATGAAAGATGTCAAACGCAAGGTGCATTTTGTCCCAGACTGCGTAGCCATTACGCGTACTGCGAATCGCAGATGGCATCAAATCGTTGAATTTACGAATCGCCAGATGATTATGACCCTTCACATGGGACTCTGGAGGCAGTGGCTTGCGAGCCTCATTGTGCTTCTACCGAAAGGCATCTTCGTGTTTGGGGCAATTCCATTTCTATTCTTTCGTGAAGGGCTACTCCCTATTGTCTTCATCCCTTTTTTGGAAGCATTTGGTTACAGACTCTACACCAAAAATCTACCGCAATGGCTCCGTGAAATGCCTAAGATGCGGGAAACAATTGGCATAACCTCTTATGTCACTTCAATTTCGGTATTCCTCGGCGGTATCAATGCTCTCTATGCAGTCTTCCAACGCAAAATCACGTGGGGTGGCGTGCGATACGAAATCTTGTCGGCGACAAAATGTAAAGTTTTAGGACGGGTTAAGCCAAAACGAGAAAAATGA
- a CDS encoding DUF4340 domain-containing protein, which translates to MNFRTTLVIIILLVGTAGAYFLFFQEPTDNGSTDEKPPIHEVYGIARDSLQQIELLFADAAYQNLKLVREVNRNWELQTPFLANADNEKVKQMLDDILNKRVKHTLEVPELTQYGLDTPNITLSLWTDGTHPAATFFIGSKAINYSVYIKEKSETHIFLIESSALDDLTKSPTDLRDRSVVRFNPETVSNITFKSEDADSSSQSRTVNCEKQGGTWHLTSPIEVKADVQEIERILSELLLLQVVTFEVDNTDTISSSELTTYGLGAPRIQVKLTDTDRAYALDVGSTLPTETGSPRHVYVKLAVSRQPSAISKEALDVLEANSQYTEGPHSISIVPDDIYHLLNKSVFDLRDKRVIDFERTATNRFVISINGEQDTVCTKGYDNIWELQTPTGKIKADAKAVDDLLFGVDSLEAVAFVESSAKNLQTYGLAAPSIKVAFTQRGEEKPTILLIGDTAEDRTVYVKAEHSSQIVRVKRALIDKIALGTAWLRDKQILNFHIDDVIRLTLRSEDTEPLTCQRLGTSWRLTAPVKEAANNITVNAIIYELDTLMADAYVGSNPVLTDDITGFSNPHVQLTVELGNQKVYTLQIGNPDTSGHYYARLQHEPGLIFLLNADLVPKLKTTLALLRTSEQ; encoded by the coding sequence GTGAATTTTCGGACGACCTTGGTCATTATCATTCTGCTCGTAGGCACTGCTGGCGCGTATTTTCTATTCTTTCAGGAACCGACGGATAACGGGTCAACAGACGAAAAACCCCCAATTCATGAGGTCTACGGTATAGCCCGTGACAGCTTACAACAAATAGAACTTTTGTTCGCAGACGCAGCATATCAAAATTTGAAGTTGGTCAGAGAGGTAAATAGAAATTGGGAACTACAGACTCCGTTTCTGGCAAATGCTGACAACGAAAAAGTGAAGCAAATGTTAGACGATATTCTCAACAAACGCGTCAAACACACGCTTGAAGTACCAGAGTTGACACAGTATGGACTCGATACACCGAACATCACGCTTTCACTTTGGACGGATGGCACTCATCCGGCAGCGACCTTCTTCATCGGCAGTAAAGCGATTAACTACTCAGTTTACATCAAGGAGAAATCAGAAACGCACATATTTTTAATTGAATCCAGTGCGCTTGATGATCTGACGAAATCACCGACCGATCTTCGAGACCGGTCAGTTGTTAGATTCAACCCGGAAACAGTGTCTAATATTACGTTTAAATCTGAAGATGCCGATTCATCTTCGCAATCAAGAACCGTGAATTGTGAAAAGCAAGGTGGCACGTGGCACCTTACATCCCCAATTGAGGTGAAGGCGGATGTTCAAGAAATTGAACGGATTCTTTCGGAGTTGCTTCTATTGCAAGTGGTGACCTTTGAGGTAGATAACACAGATACAATCTCCTCATCCGAATTAACAACATACGGATTAGGGGCACCGCGTATCCAAGTGAAACTCACAGATACAGATCGGGCCTATGCCCTTGACGTCGGTTCGACACTCCCGACAGAAACCGGGAGTCCCAGACACGTCTATGTTAAGTTAGCCGTCAGCCGTCAGCCGTCAGCCATCAGTAAAGAAGCTCTTGATGTCTTGGAGGCTAATAGCCAATATACTGAAGGTCCTCACTCAATCTCCATTGTCCCTGATGACATCTATCACCTTCTCAACAAATCCGTTTTTGACTTACGCGATAAGCGGGTTATCGACTTTGAAAGGACTGCTACAAACCGTTTCGTTATTTCCATAAACGGGGAACAAGACACTGTCTGCACAAAAGGTTATGATAATATATGGGAATTGCAAACACCGACAGGAAAAATAAAGGCAGATGCAAAGGCAGTGGATGACCTACTTTTTGGCGTAGACTCGCTCGAAGCCGTTGCCTTTGTTGAATCATCCGCTAAAAATCTACAGACGTATGGGTTAGCAGCACCGTCAATCAAGGTTGCATTTACACAGCGCGGTGAAGAAAAGCCAACTATTTTGCTGATTGGAGACACCGCGGAAGATAGAACTGTCTACGTCAAAGCGGAGCATTCATCGCAAATCGTCCGTGTTAAACGGGCACTCATTGATAAGATTGCACTCGGTACAGCGTGGTTACGAGATAAGCAAATCCTCAATTTCCACATTGACGATGTAATCCGACTTACGCTGCGTAGCGAGGACACAGAACCTCTCACATGTCAACGTCTCGGAACGAGTTGGCGACTTACAGCACCCGTGAAAGAGGCAGCGAATAATATAACGGTAAACGCCATCATCTACGAACTCGACACTCTAATGGCAGACGCTTATGTTGGGAGCAATCCTGTCCTTACGGATGACATCACAGGTTTCAGCAATCCGCACGTGCAGCTAACTGTTGAGTTAGGGAATCAAAAAGTCTATACCTTGCAAATCGGCAACCCAGACACTTCCGGGCATTATTACGCACGACTTCAACATGAACCCGGTTTAATCTTTCTCCTTAATGCGGATCTCGTTCCAAAATTGAAAACGACGCTTGCACTGCTCCGGACCTCGGAACAGTAG
- the msrB gene encoding peptide-methionine (R)-S-oxide reductase MsrB has translation MGVEKVVKSEKEWKEQLSQEEYQVTRKKGTERAFTGQYHDCKEQGTYHCICCGSPLFSSETKYDSGTGWPSFWESITPESVETKPDRSIFFMPRTEVVCSRCDAHLGHVFNDGPNPTGKRYCLNSAALTLVKEEPDSE, from the coding sequence ATGGGTGTAGAAAAGGTTGTTAAATCAGAAAAAGAATGGAAAGAACAACTCTCACAGGAAGAGTATCAGGTAACCCGGAAGAAAGGGACAGAACGCGCCTTCACGGGGCAATACCACGATTGCAAAGAGCAAGGGACCTATCACTGTATCTGCTGCGGCAGTCCACTTTTTAGCTCGGAGACCAAATACGATTCAGGGACAGGGTGGCCGAGTTTTTGGGAATCTATTACGCCCGAATCTGTTGAGACCAAACCGGATCGTAGCATATTTTTTATGCCACGCACGGAAGTCGTCTGTAGTCGGTGCGACGCACATCTCGGACACGTCTTTAATGACGGACCTAATCCGACAGGTAAGCGTTATTGTTTGAACTCTGCGGCAC